The genomic interval TGTTGTTACTGGCGATTGTGTTGATCACACCGCCCATTTTTGAGCGGTTCAAGCTACCTGGATTAATCGGACTATTGCTAGCTGGGGTGTTATTTGGCAGCAGCGGATTGGGGTGGCTGAATGCTGACGCCGACATCATGAAGCTGTTTGCAGAAATCGGCAAAATTTATCTCATGTTTGTGGCCGGTCTTGAAATTGACATGGCTCTATTTCAGAAAACGCGTAATCGCTCCCTTGGCTTTGGGATGCTGACTTTTGCTGTCCCTATGCTGGGCGGGATTGCGGTTGGTTTACTCTTCAACTTTGGCTGGTTGGCGGCGGTGTTAATTGGCTCGCTGTTGGCCTCTCACACGCTGCTGGCCTATCCCATTGTGCAGCGGTTTGGCATTGTGAATAATGAGGCCGTGACCGTCACGGTTGGGGCGACAATTTTTACAGACATTGGGTCGCTGCTGGTGCTGGCCATCTGTCTGGGCATTAATCAGGGAGACTTTTCAGCGCTTAAACTGGCCACGCTGTTGGGGTCACTGACTCTATACACGATCGCAGTCTTAGTGGGTCTCAAACAGCTCGGCAGGCTGTTCTTTAGCAAAACGGGTAAAGACGAGGGCAACCAGTTTCTGTTTGTGATGCTCTCTGTGTTTCTCTGCGCCTTGGGAGCCCAGCTAATTGGGGTAGAAAGCATTATTGGGGCTTTTCTGGCGGGGCTAGCTATCAACAGCGTCATTGGCGATGGCCCGGTTAAAGAAAAAACAGAATTTTTGGGCAGCGTTTTATTTATTCCTATGTTTTTTGTGGCCATGGGGCTGCTGCTCGATTTAGAGGCCTTTGGCGACATTCTGCGATCAATTGAGCTGCCTTTGGTCATCGTCGGTATGCTGTTGCTCACCAAGGGGCTGGCCTCCCTGGGTGCCCGCATGCTCTATGGCTACACCTGGCCTGAGACTTGGACCATGTGGTCGCTGTCAATTCCGCAGGTGGCTGCTACGCTAGCGGCGGCCCTGGTGGGCTACGAAGCGGAAATCATTAACTCACAGGTGTTCAACAGCGTCATTTTGCTGATGCTAGTAACGGCTATTTTAGGCCCGCTGGTTACCACTAGGGCCGGCAAACATCTGATCGCTGTAGATGCCCTGGCAGAAAACGAGGGGCTCGACTGGCTGCCTGCTCCCAGCGACATTCCCGAATCGTTTACGGTGGTGGTGCCGGTCTACAACCCGAACACCGAGCAGTGGTTGATTGAGCTAGCAGCGTCGGTCGCCCGGCACGAAAACGGGCGGGTGATTCCCCTAGCGATCGCTCTGGCTCAACCCCAAATGGACTCACCGCAGCTGGCCAGGGCCATGGCCCACAGCCGCCAGCGGCTAGAGGCGGCCCAGGCGATTAGCGCCACCCTAGAAGCCGAGATCGACCCCAGGTTGAGAATCGACTACAACGTGGCTCAGGGCATCTCTCACCTCAGTCGCGAGGAAAATGCCAACCTAATTTTGCTGGGCATGGGGCAGCGATCGCGCCTAAACACCCGACTATTTAGCAACATTCAGGACAGTATTCTCTGGGCCGCCCACTGCCCAGTGGTAGTGGCCCGCCTGCTAGATTCGCCTACAACCTTCAAAACCATTTTGCTGCCGATTGAGAACCCCTCCCCCGCCAACCTCCGCACCCTGCGCTTTGCCCAGGTGCTGGCCAACACCTACCAGGCGAAAATTACGCTGCTGCACGTCCACGGCTCGCGGGCCTCAGAACTCCAGCGCAGCCGGTTGGCCAAGCAGCTAGAGCTATTAGTTGACCGATTCCCCGCCGCAGATATCGATATTGATATTCGCCTCGTAGCGGGAGACAACGTGGTGTCTACCATCGTCAAAACGGCGGCGGAGTATGACGTGGTGATGCTGCGTCTCCAGCGTCGTCGTGTCGGCAACGGGCTGACCGTAGGCTCCCAGACAACGTCCCTGGTCGATCAACTGACCGGCTCAGTCATTTTGGTAGGCGAACCCCATCCCCTGCGCAGCGATCGCCCCGCCCGCTCCAATCGAACAGCCTTTAAGCTCAATTCCAAGCTTTTGGCCTCATCCTAGGGATCACCTGCAATTGAGGGCAAATCCAGTCTAAAGAGCAGATAGCTGAGGCATACAAAACCCATCTACCCCAATACCCATCTACCCTTGATGCCCGTCACCACTGCCGCCGGTAGTGGTGTTCGACGTAGCGCTTAATCTGCCGAGCCATGCGGCGAATGCCTTCCTTTTCGTCTCGGCGAATGAAGGGCAAAAACACTTGGGAGAGCAGGCCAGAGATGCGCTCCTGGTGAATGTATTTGGTGCGGTTGGGGCCAACATCTTCGAGTTCAAACACATGCTCGCTTTTGAAGCCGGGGCCCTTAGCAATCCACCGCAGGCAGTGGTTGGGCTGCACGACCACGATACGGGGCTGAAACTCGGTTTCGTCTTCGCCCTCAAGGCGGCGCAGGGCGAGGAAGATTTCGCCGCCGGGGCGGATCGGCAGATTGGGATCGCAGTCGTAGAGAAAGGTATTCCAACGGTGCCACTCTTCTTTGCGGACGAGGGCGTCCCAAACGGCAAACCGGGGAGCGTTAATGGTAACTTCGCTATAGAAACTGGGCATGGCGGTGAGGGGGTTAGCCAGGAACCGGGGGCTAGAAACCGTGCATAGGTAACAGACGCTACTGCTATCTTCACACACACTGAGAGACACAGACGGGAGAGACTTAGTCGCCTAAACTAGGGAGCTGGTCTTAATATTCCCTCAAGACAGCAGTCTTGTTTCGCTGGCGATCGCCCAAAGGTTCTGGCATGGCAACTCTTACCCCTAACCCTAGTTATAGTCTCAGTCTACGGCTCAAAATTCCCAACAAAACCGGTATGCTGGCGCGAATTACCCAGGCCATTGCCGAAGCCGGGGGCAATTTGGGCGATTTTGAGCTGATTAGCCGCAACCGC from Nodosilinea sp. FACHB-141 carries:
- a CDS encoding cation:proton antiporter yields the protein MFLFLVEPVSETLKEPITTFVLLLAIVLITPPIFERFKLPGLIGLLLAGVLFGSSGLGWLNADADIMKLFAEIGKIYLMFVAGLEIDMALFQKTRNRSLGFGMLTFAVPMLGGIAVGLLFNFGWLAAVLIGSLLASHTLLAYPIVQRFGIVNNEAVTVTVGATIFTDIGSLLVLAICLGINQGDFSALKLATLLGSLTLYTIAVLVGLKQLGRLFFSKTGKDEGNQFLFVMLSVFLCALGAQLIGVESIIGAFLAGLAINSVIGDGPVKEKTEFLGSVLFIPMFFVAMGLLLDLEAFGDILRSIELPLVIVGMLLLTKGLASLGARMLYGYTWPETWTMWSLSIPQVAATLAAALVGYEAEIINSQVFNSVILLMLVTAILGPLVTTRAGKHLIAVDALAENEGLDWLPAPSDIPESFTVVVPVYNPNTEQWLIELAASVARHENGRVIPLAIALAQPQMDSPQLARAMAHSRQRLEAAQAISATLEAEIDPRLRIDYNVAQGISHLSREENANLILLGMGQRSRLNTRLFSNIQDSILWAAHCPVVVARLLDSPTTFKTILLPIENPSPANLRTLRFAQVLANTYQAKITLLHVHGSRASELQRSRLAKQLELLVDRFPAADIDIDIRLVAGDNVVSTIVKTAAEYDVVMLRLQRRRVGNGLTVGSQTTSLVDQLTGSVILVGEPHPLRSDRPARSNRTAFKLNSKLLASS
- a CDS encoding SRPBCC domain-containing protein — its product is MPSFYSEVTINAPRFAVWDALVRKEEWHRWNTFLYDCDPNLPIRPGGEIFLALRRLEGEDETEFQPRIVVVQPNHCLRWIAKGPGFKSEHVFELEDVGPNRTKYIHQERISGLLSQVFLPFIRRDEKEGIRRMARQIKRYVEHHYRRQW